The sequence below is a genomic window from Gemmatimonadota bacterium.
TTCATCCCAGAGCTGTCGTTTCAAGAGGCGATCGTGAACGGCTACGCGGTCATGGATGCGAACGCATTCGGTCTCTGTAAGGACAACAAGTTGCCGATCGTGGTGTTCAACATCAACAAACCCGGTGCCATCGCTCGGGTCCTCTCGGGCGAGCGGGTTGGGACAATCGTGCGATGAGTACCATCCCGGATTTCGTGAAGCATGCCAAGGAAGGCATGCAAAAGGCCGTCGAGAACGCCAAGAAGGAGTTCACCGGCATTCGGAGCGGCAGGGCCAGCACCCATTTGCTCGATGGGGTTCGAGTCGAGGCTTACGGCGGGCATGTCCCGATGAACCAGGTCGGACTGGTGTCGGCGCCGGAGCCCCGGATGCTGACCGTCCAGCCGTTCGACAAGTCGCTGATCATCGCGATCGAAAAGGCGATCCGGGAGTCGCAGCTCGGGCTCAACCCATCGACCCAGGGCAACCTGATCCGGATTCCGATTCCCGCGCTGTCGGAAGAACGGCGGAAGGACCTGGTCAAGGTCATTCATAAGTTGGCCGAAGAGGCTCGGGTGGCGATTCGCCACGCCCGGACCGAGGCGCTTCAGAAGGTCAAGAAGATCGAGCGCGTCTCCGAGGACGAGAAGTCCCGAGCTGAAAAAGACGTCCAAAAAATTACGGACGAGCATACCAAACTGATCGATCAGCTGATTCATACCAAAGAAGCGGAGATCATGGAGGTTTGACCGCCTCTGCGGACGAGCTGCTCGCACGCCTCAAGGTCCAGGGCGCCATACCCGGGCATGTGGCCGTCATTATGGACGGAAACGGCCGCTGGGCCAAACGACGGGAACTTCCGAGAACCACCGGGCACCAGGCCGGCATGGCCTCGGTGCGCCGGATCGTCGAATCCGCCATCGAGGCCGGGGTCGAAACCCTCACGTTGTTCGCGTTCAGCCAAGAAAACTGGCAGCGGCCCCCCGAAGAAATTGATGCCCTGATGGCCCTGCTGGAGGAATATGTGTCGACCCAGTCGACCGAGCTTCGCGGCCAGGGCGTCCGGGTCCGGATGCTGGGCGATCTGTCCCGCCTGTCGGAGACGGCCCGTCGGGCGGTCGACTTCGTTGAGGGCGTCACGGCGGCCGGCGAAACCCTCGCCCTCAATATTTGTATTTCCTACGGGTCCCGGGCCGAGTTGGCGCACGCGGCCAGGCTCATTGCCGACGCAGTCGCGGCCGGCCGGTTACGGCCCGACGACGTGACCGAGGCGACCATAGCCGAGCGCCTGTACACGGCCCCATGGGGCGATCCGGATCTGCTGATCCGGACCTCGGGCGAGTTCCGGATTTCGAATTTTCTGCTCTGGCAACTGGCCTACGCCGAGCTGTACGTGACGCCGACCCTCTGGCCGGACTTTGGGCGGGAGGACTTCTTCCTGGCCCTGCTCGACTACCAGCGGCGCGACCGCCGTTTCGGGCGCGTCGCCACCTCATAACCTGACGGGCGGACCCATGTCGAATCACCTCCAGCGGGTCCTGTTCGCCGTGGTGGCCATCCCGATTGCGATCGGGATCGTCTACTGGGGCGGGTTACCGCTTGCGGTCCTGGTGGCGATGATCGCCGCGCTCGGAGCTCACGAACTCGTGTCCATCGCCAGGCGCCAACAAATCGAGCCGTTGTGGCGCCACGCGTTGATCTTCAGTGCCCTGATTCCGCTCGGGGTCTGGGTCAGCTACGGCGGAGCCTTGCTGGCATGGGGAGGAGGGGACTGGGCCGCGGCCCTGCCGTCGACCTCGTTTGCCTTGGCTGGCACGGTCATCTGGGTCATGACCGCCACGCTGATCCGTCGCGGGCCCTCCGACCGACCGTTAGGCGCCGCCAGCGTCACATTGCTGGCGCCGTTGTATTGTGCCGTCTTGCCAAGTTTCCTGCTGGGCATTCGGTATGCCACCGGACCGGGCCGGAGCTGGCCGGCCACCTGGGCGGTGTTCTTCCCACTGGTGGTCACCTGGATCTGCGACAGCGCCGCGATGTATGCCGGCCGGTCCATCGGCGGTCCAAAGCTCGCTCCGACGGTCAGCCCCGGAAAAACCCGAAGCGGGTCGGCAGCCGGTCTGGTTGGGGGCGTGCTGGCGGCGGTCATCTTTAATCGGCTGGCGATGGGGCCGTCGGGCTTCGCGATCTCCGATTTCCAGGCGGTCGTCTTCGGGGCAGTGCTGTCGGTGGCGGCGCAAGTCGGCGATTTGGCCGAGTCGCTCTTCAAGCGAGAGGCCGGCGTCAAGGACTCGAGCCATTTGATTCCCGGGCATGGTGGGGTCCTCGACCGGTTCGACGCCTTGTATTTCGTGGTCCCCGTGGCCGCGATGCTGTATCGCCTGTTCGGCGTCCTGTAGTGCGGGGCGTCGCGGTCCTCGGCTCGACCGGCTCGATCGGGCGCGCCACCCTGGAAGTCCTCCGCCGTCATCCTGACCGGTTTCGGCTGGTGGCGCTCACGGCCGGTAGGGACCAGGCGGCGCTCGACGCCCAAGTGGCCGAGTGGCGTCCCACTTATGCCGGTCTTGCCAACGGAACGCCGGCCGCGCTGATCGAGGCCGCCACCCGGCCCGATGCCGACATCGTCGTCAACGCCGTGGTCGGGTTTGCCGGACTCGAGGCGACCCTGGCGGCGCTCAGGGCGGGGAAACGGGTCGCCCTCGCCAACAAGGAATCCCTGGTCGTGGCCGGCGAGTTGGTCGAACGGGCCCGGATCGAAGGGGGCGGCGAACTGGTCCCGATCGACTCCGAGCACAGCGCGGTGTGGCAGTGCTTGGCCGGCGCCAGAAGCCAGGCTTGCCGGCTCATCCTGACCGCCTCAGGCGGCCCGTTTCGGAACTGGCCTGCCGACCGGGTGGCAGCGGCATCGGTCGCTGAGGCACTCAATCACCCAACCTGGCGGATGGGCAGCAAGATCACCGTCGACAGTGCCACGCTCGTGAACAAGGCCATGGAGGTGATCGAAGGCCACTTCCTGTTCCAACTGCCGTATGACGCGATCGAGGCGGTGGTCCATCCCCAGAGCATCGTGCATGCCTTCGTGGAGTTTGCCGACGGGAGTGTCCTCGCGCAGATGGGGTTTCCCTCGATGGAGCTCCCGATCCTGTACGCCCTCACCTATCCCGAGCGGGTGGCGGATGCGGGCGTCCGCCGATTCGATCCAGTGGCAGCGGGGTCGTTGACATTCGAGCCCCTTCGGGTTGACGTCTTCCGGGCCTTTGCGGCGGGGATCGCCGCGGGGCGGGCGGGGGGAACGGCGCCGGCGGTCTTCAACGCGACCAACGAGGTGGCAGTGGCGCGGTTCCTCGAGGGCCGGTTAGCCTTCGGGCGGATCGCCGAAGTGATCGAGGCCGTACTGGCCCGGCATTCGGTGGGTCGGGTCAATCAGTTGACGGACGCGCAGGCAGCCGATCGCTGGGCTCGGGTCGAGGCTGCCAAGGAAATCGGATAAATCGGGATGGGGTTAACGGTCATTTCGACCCTCGTGGTCATCGGGGTCTTGGTCTTTGTGCACGAGGCGGGTCACTTTCTCGCGGCGAAGTGGGCCGGGATATATGTCCACCGATTGTCGCTCGGACTCGGCGCCCCGATCAAGTGGTTGTCGTTCCGCCGCGGCGAAACCGAGTACTCGGTGTCGTGGCTCCCGCTCGGCGGCTACGTGAAGATGGCGAGCGCGTTGGAGGAGGGGGCCGGCGGCTCGCTCGAGGGCGGGAAGGAGGCCGGTGTCGAGGTCCCTCCGGACCGGATGTTCGAGTCGAAACCGGTGTGGGTCCGGATGGTGGTGATCTTGGCGGGGGTCGTCATGAATGCCGCCTTTGCCTGGCTGATCCTGGCCGGGGTCCTCTACGTCAATGGAGTCCAGGTCACCCCGGTCACGGCCATCGGCTCGGTCGATACGGCCGGACTCCCGCCGGGTTCGAGGGCCCTTGCGAGCCTCACGTTAGGCGATACGATCGTGACCGTCGACGGGACGCCGGTCCGGTCGTGGGAAGCCTACCTCCGCCGGGTCGTGGAACCGGTCGGCGACTCGGTCCGGGTCGGCCTCGCGAGCGGCCGGACGGTTGCCATCGCGGCCGGGTCGATGGATGATCGCCGAGCCACCGCGCGAGCGATCCGGCCCTTCCTCCCTCCGGTCATCAGTGACGTCGTCGCCGGCCGGCCGGGTGCCGAGGCGGGTCTGGTGGTTGGCGATACCATCCTCGCGTTCGACGGCGCCCCGGTCACCCAGTGGTTGGACATGGTGGGCCAAATCGAGTCGCGGGCCGACCGGGAGACCGAGATCTTGGTGGGCCGCTCCACCGGCCGGGTGACGATCCGCGCCACTCCGGGATTGGAGCAGGTCAAGGACTCGGTGACGGGAGCCACCCGCGCCGTTGGCCGGCTGGGCATTGCCGGGCCGGCGCAGCCGGAAGCCCGGGAGCCGGTGGCGCTCGGGGCCGCCCTTCTTCAGGGGGGCAAGCAAACCTGGTTCGTAGCGACCCGGATCGTCGGCACGGTCCAGGGCCTGTTCGCGGGCCGAATTTCGACTCGGGAAGTCGGCGGACCGATTGCGATCGGGATTGCCGCCGGCGAAAGCGTAAGGCGGGGCGGGGAGGACTTCCTGTTCTTCATGGCGCTGATTTCCGTCAACCTGGCCGTGATCAACTTGCTGCCGATTCCGATTCTCGATGGGGGCCAGTTCCTTTTCCTGCTCGCCGAAGCGGTAATGCGGCGGCCGGTCACCGGTCGGGTTCGGGAATGGCTGACCATGGCCGGATTCGTGGCGATCGCGATGCTCATGGTACTGGCCTTCTCGAATGACATCCGCCGTTTGCTTGGCTTCTAACTAAAGTTCTCCGGAGGAATTCCCATGATGGCGCGATGGACGGTGGTGCTGGTCGGGCTCTTGGTCGGGGGCGTCGTGCCCGGTGCGGCGCAAACCGACGCCGCGCTGGCGCGCGCACGGCGCATCCTCAGGGCCTCGCCGCTCGTCGACGGCCACAATGACCTCCCGCTCGTGATCCGGGAGGACGCCAATGCCCCCGGCGATGTCGCCGCCTATGACCTTCGGCGCCGAACCACCGGCGACACCGATCTCGAGCGGCTCCGCCTCGGACAAGTCGGGGCCCAATTCTGGTCCGTGTACATCCCCGGCGAGATCAAAGACTCCGGGTATGCCAAGGTCCAGCTCGAGCAGATCGACATCGCCCGTCGAATCATCGAGCGGTACCCGGAGGCGTTGACGCTCGCCACGAGCGCCGGCGACGTGAGGGCGGCGTTTGCTCGGGGCAAGATCGGCTCGCTCCTCGGGATGGAGGGCGGCCATGCGATCGAGAACTCGCTCGGCGCGCTCCGGGCCTACTATCGGCTCGGCGTGCGCTACATGACGCTGACCCATAACGTCACCCTCGACTGGGCCGACGCCGCGATGGACGCGCCCCGTCACAACGGGCTGACGCCGTTCGGTAAGGAAGTGGTTCGGGAGATGAACCGGCTTGGCATGATCGTCGATATTTCCCACGTCACGCCGAAGGTGATGCACGACGTCCTCGACATCGCCGAATCGCCGGTGATGTATTCGCATTCTTCGGCCAAGGCGTTGACCGACCATCCCCGGAACGTGCCGGACGACGTGCTTCGGCGTTTGGCCAAGAACGGCGGGGTCGTCATGGTCACCTTCATCCCGGCGTTTGTATCCCAAGCGGTGGCGGATTGGGATCTCCAGGTCCGCGAGGTGACCAAGGGCAATCCCTCGCTGTCCGACGTCGAGCGGATCAAGACCGAGTACGCCAAGACCCACCCGAGGCCGGTAGCCACCCTCAAGAATGTGGCCGATCACATCGACCACGTCCGGAAAACCGCGGGGGTCGATCAAGTTGGCATCGGAAGCGACTTCTACGGCAGCCCCGACATGCCGCAAGGCCTCGAGGATGTCTCCAAGTTTCCGGACCTGTTCGCGGAGTTGATCACCCGGGGCTGGACCGATCGGGACCTGGTCAAATTGGCCGGCGGGAACATCCTTCGGGTCCTCCGGCAGGTTGAAGTGAATGCGGCCCGCATCCAGGCCCAGCGACCGCCCTCGACCGCCACGTTCGAACGGATGCGCTAGCCCCCACCCGGCTGTGTTGACGGCTGCGACGTTTCGAACCAAGTTACCCCGATGACCCACACTCGTCGCGACTTCGTTCGGATCGCCGCCGGCGCCGGGATCCTCGGTGCCGGCATCCTGATCCCGCGCTTCCGCCGGGCCCCGCTCAAGATTCTCATTTTGGGTGGGACCGGATTCATCGGCCCCTATCAAGTTCAGTACGCCCTCGATCGTGGTCACACGGTCACGCTGTTCAACCGGGGCCGCACCAACCCCGGGCTCTTCCCGACGGTGGAAAAGCTGATCGGTGACCGGGCCACCGATCTCAAGTCACTCGAAGGGCGGCAGTGGGACCTCGTGATCGACAACTCCGCCACGGACCCGCTCTGGGTCGAGCGGTCGGTG
It includes:
- a CDS encoding phosphatidate cytidylyltransferase, with the translated sequence MSNHLQRVLFAVVAIPIAIGIVYWGGLPLAVLVAMIAALGAHELVSIARRQQIEPLWRHALIFSALIPLGVWVSYGGALLAWGGGDWAAALPSTSFALAGTVIWVMTATLIRRGPSDRPLGAASVTLLAPLYCAVLPSFLLGIRYATGPGRSWPATWAVFFPLVVTWICDSAAMYAGRSIGGPKLAPTVSPGKTRSGSAAGLVGGVLAAVIFNRLAMGPSGFAISDFQAVVFGAVLSVAAQVGDLAESLFKREAGVKDSSHLIPGHGGVLDRFDALYFVVPVAAMLYRLFGVL
- a CDS encoding membrane dipeptidase, whose product is MARWTVVLVGLLVGGVVPGAAQTDAALARARRILRASPLVDGHNDLPLVIREDANAPGDVAAYDLRRRTTGDTDLERLRLGQVGAQFWSVYIPGEIKDSGYAKVQLEQIDIARRIIERYPEALTLATSAGDVRAAFARGKIGSLLGMEGGHAIENSLGALRAYYRLGVRYMTLTHNVTLDWADAAMDAPRHNGLTPFGKEVVREMNRLGMIVDISHVTPKVMHDVLDIAESPVMYSHSSAKALTDHPRNVPDDVLRRLAKNGGVVMVTFIPAFVSQAVADWDLQVREVTKGNPSLSDVERIKTEYAKTHPRPVATLKNVADHIDHVRKTAGVDQVGIGSDFYGSPDMPQGLEDVSKFPDLFAELITRGWTDRDLVKLAGGNILRVLRQVEVNAARIQAQRPPSTATFERMR
- a CDS encoding ribosome recycling factor, whose translation is MSTIPDFVKHAKEGMQKAVENAKKEFTGIRSGRASTHLLDGVRVEAYGGHVPMNQVGLVSAPEPRMLTVQPFDKSLIIAIEKAIRESQLGLNPSTQGNLIRIPIPALSEERRKDLVKVIHKLAEEARVAIRHARTEALQKVKKIERVSEDEKSRAEKDVQKITDEHTKLIDQLIHTKEAEIMEV
- the rseP gene encoding RIP metalloprotease RseP, with product MGLTVISTLVVIGVLVFVHEAGHFLAAKWAGIYVHRLSLGLGAPIKWLSFRRGETEYSVSWLPLGGYVKMASALEEGAGGSLEGGKEAGVEVPPDRMFESKPVWVRMVVILAGVVMNAAFAWLILAGVLYVNGVQVTPVTAIGSVDTAGLPPGSRALASLTLGDTIVTVDGTPVRSWEAYLRRVVEPVGDSVRVGLASGRTVAIAAGSMDDRRATARAIRPFLPPVISDVVAGRPGAEAGLVVGDTILAFDGAPVTQWLDMVGQIESRADRETEILVGRSTGRVTIRATPGLEQVKDSVTGATRAVGRLGIAGPAQPEAREPVALGAALLQGGKQTWFVATRIVGTVQGLFAGRISTREVGGPIAIGIAAGESVRRGGEDFLFFMALISVNLAVINLLPIPILDGGQFLFLLAEAVMRRPVTGRVREWLTMAGFVAIAMLMVLAFSNDIRRLLGF
- the uppS gene encoding di-trans,poly-cis-decaprenylcistransferase, with the translated sequence MDGNGRWAKRRELPRTTGHQAGMASVRRIVESAIEAGVETLTLFAFSQENWQRPPEEIDALMALLEEYVSTQSTELRGQGVRVRMLGDLSRLSETARRAVDFVEGVTAAGETLALNICISYGSRAELAHAARLIADAVAAGRLRPDDVTEATIAERLYTAPWGDPDLLIRTSGEFRISNFLLWQLAYAELYVTPTLWPDFGREDFFLALLDYQRRDRRFGRVATS
- a CDS encoding 1-deoxy-D-xylulose-5-phosphate reductoisomerase, whose translation is MRGVAVLGSTGSIGRATLEVLRRHPDRFRLVALTAGRDQAALDAQVAEWRPTYAGLANGTPAALIEAATRPDADIVVNAVVGFAGLEATLAALRAGKRVALANKESLVVAGELVERARIEGGGELVPIDSEHSAVWQCLAGARSQACRLILTASGGPFRNWPADRVAAASVAEALNHPTWRMGSKITVDSATLVNKAMEVIEGHFLFQLPYDAIEAVVHPQSIVHAFVEFADGSVLAQMGFPSMELPILYALTYPERVADAGVRRFDPVAAGSLTFEPLRVDVFRAFAAGIAAGRAGGTAPAVFNATNEVAVARFLEGRLAFGRIAEVIEAVLARHSVGRVNQLTDAQAADRWARVEAAKEIG